The Montipora capricornis isolate CH-2021 chromosome 6, ASM3666992v2, whole genome shotgun sequence genome has a window encoding:
- the LOC138053930 gene encoding uncharacterized protein → MKSHSLNPLAAGWSSRLPTSPISSAPQPSHADQNESKVEDLVRTLASALDVGFNIPRAEILTFDGDPLKYCQFIHNFDVNIGSLISDPRKRLAYLIQYCRGEAKQVLENCCMYESERGYKKAREILYHQFGRPHIVAQAHVNQLTKGQMIKPTDGSALQKLARQMLKCEITLSQTGYDADLNNSETLLKIMDRLPRRLQTKWAERAENIFRDGGRPRFSDLTAFIQRSTDIASNMFVQCLNVNSSRDRSSNRPQQRNRNDTPRRGTTLAVTSVSASESSHESPREIRNNVVVHPCDVLDRDSSRITRRDVTTDKCISLGPRDVTRSYPPPEVCIPSPHCPLCLKSHFLKDWFTLTTLSNTEEQSGLEVGLKVSSIDGVKDVCLSRVWSVEGIPVSEKSIPVPDDLRRWPHLRDLSFPQIDDQTVMLLIGGDCPEAFWVLDERKGASDEPYAVRFPLGWTLLGPVGSTNPHKEFHVNFVPSLDDDDLLQSQVKRFWLTDFGESLAASEVCMSLEDKRALKIMNETVTKTDGHYQVGLPWRNRPPSIPNNRCFAESRLCSLKRRLLKDEDLHGKYNTTMDEYLSKGHAVKIPPRELSVEGKIVWYLPHHPVVHARKPDKVCVVFDCAAKYLGTSLNDQLMQGPDLNNNLIGVLMRFREEKFAVIADIESMFHQARVDPCDRDALHFLWWPNGELHSTPAEYKMTVHVFGATSSPSCACFCLLRKAEDNKDTFPSEIMNTVKRNFYVDDCLKSVRTRHDARLLVKMLPELLSRGGFSLTKWMSNDREVLASIPPSRRAKSVVNLDLDEMPTEHALGVQWKVQTDEFCFKVIAKERPPTRRGILSVASSVYDPLGFLAPFTLSAKLILQELCKKKIGWDEKVEGQALSDWKDWLAALPKLSEVAVK, encoded by the coding sequence ATGAAGAGTCATAGCTTAAACCCATTGGCTGCCGGATGGAGTAGCAGGTTACCAACATCGCCTATCAGTAGCGCTCCTCAACCCTCTCACGCAGACCAAAATGAAAGTAAGGTGGAAGATCTGGTCAGGACCTTAGCGTCAGCCTTAGATGTAGGTTTCAATATCCCTAGAGCTGAGATATTAACATTCGATGGAGATCCGTTGAAGTATTGCCAGTTTATTCATAATTTCGATGTCAACATTGGCAGTTTGATTAGCGATCCGCGAAAACGGTTGGCGTATCTTATCCAGTATTGTAGGGGTGAAGCCAAACAAGTTCTTGAGAACTGCTGCATGTACGAGTCAGAACGCGGTTATAAGAAAGCTAGGGAGATCTTGTATCATCAGTTTGGAAGACCTCACATTGTTGCTCAAGCCCATGTAAACCAACTAACCAAGGGTCAGATGATAAAGCCAACTGACGGATCAGCGTTGCAGAAACTTGCTCGTCAGATGCTAAAATGTGAGATCACCTTGTCTCAAACCGGTTACGATGCAGATTTAAATAACTCTGAAACGTTGTTGAAGATTATGGATCGCCTACCCCGGCGTCTTCAGACTAAATGGGCTGAGCGGGCAGAGAACATTTTCCGCGATGGGGGACGCCCACGTTTTTCCGATCTCACCGCTTTTATTCAGCGAAGCACTGATATTGCAAGTAACATGTTTGTTCAGTGCTTGAATGTGAACAGTTCGAGAGACAGAAGCAGTAATAGACCTCAACAGAGAAATAGGAATGATACCCCGCGTCGAGGTACAACCCTGGCTGTGACAAGTGTTAGTGCTTCAGAGAGTTCACACGAGAGTCCACGCGAGATAAGGAACAATGTAGTTGTCCATCCATGCGATGTTTTGGATCGAGATTCGAGCAGGATCACACGCAGAGATGTAACCACAGATAAATGTATCAGCCTTGGACCTCGCGACGTCACACGTAGTTACCCTCCTCCTGAAGTCTGTATTCCCAGTCCACATTGTCCTTTGTGCTTAAAGTCACACTTCTTGAAGGATTGGTTTACTCTTACTACCCTTAGTAACACTGAAGAACAAAGTGGGTTGGAGGTTGGTCTGAAGGTCAGCAGCATAGATGGTGTAAAGGATGTCTGCCTGTCTAGAGTGTGGTCTGTTGAAGGAATTCCTGTGTCAGAAAAGAGCATTCCAGTACCTGATGATTTAAGGCGATGGCCCCATCTCCGAGATTTGAGTTTTCCCCAGATTGATGATCAGACAGTAATGCTTTTGATTGGCGGAGATTGTCCCGAGGCATTTTGGGTGCTAGACGAGAGGAAAGGGGCAAGTGATGAACCCTATGCAGTCAGGTTCCCGTTAGGATGGACCCTATTGGGCCCAGTTGGTTCCACGAATCCTCACAAAGAATTTCACGTGAACTTTGTGCCTTCCCTGGATGACGATGACTTGCTTCAGTCGCAAGTGAAGAGGTTCTGGTTGACTGACTTTGGTGAAAGTTTAGCTGCATCTGAGGTGTGCATGTCATTGGAAGACAAACGAGCCTTGAAGATTATGAATGAGACGGTTACAAAAACAGATGGTCATTATCAGGTCGGGTTGCCTTGGAGAAATCGACCGCCCTCGATCCCGAACAACCGTTGTTTCGCTGAATCGAGGCTATGTTCGCTGAAGAGACGACTTCTAAAGGATGAAGACCTTCATGGGAAGTACAACACTACTATGGACGAATATTTGTCTAAGGGTCACGCAGTAAAGATTCCTCCACGAGAGCTGTCTGTTGAGGGAAAGATCGTCTGGTACCTTCCTCATCATCCAGTTGTCCACGCCAGGAAACCAGACAAGGTTTGTGTAGTTTTTGATTGTGCCGCCAAATACCTGGGTACCTCACTGAATGACCAGTTGATGCAAGGACCTGACCTGAACAATAACCTGATCGGTGTTTTGATGCGATTCCGAGAGGAGAAGTTCGCTGTAATTGCTGACATAGAGTCCATGTTCCATCAGGCCAGAGTTGATCCATGTGACCGTGACGCTTTGCATTTCCTCTGGTGGCCGAATGGAGAACTACACAGCACCCCAGCAGAGTATAAGATGACGGTCCATGTCTTCGGAGCTACGTCGTCCCCAAGTTGTGCCtgtttttgtctgttgagaAAAGCAGAAGACAACAAGGATACCTTTCCGAGCGAGATCATGAATACAGTAAAAAGGAATTTCTACGTGGATGACTGTTTAAAGTCTGTCAGAACACGTCACGATGCACGGCTACTTGTGAAAATGTTGCCTGAGCTGTTATCACGGGGTGGATTCAGCTTAACGAAATGGATGAGCAATGACAGAGAAGTCTTGGCAAGCATCCCTCCGAGTCGACGAGCGAAATCCGTTGTTAACTTGGACCTTGACGAGATGCCCACAGAGCATGCTCTAGGAGTACAGTGGAAAGTTCAGACCGATGAGTTCTGTTTTAAAGTAATTGCCAAGGAAAGACCACCAACCCGACGAGGTATATTGTCAGTCGCAAGCTCGGTTTATGACCCCCTTGGGTTCTTGGCGCCCTTCACATTGTCAGCAAAGTTGATTCTGCAGGAGTTATGCAAGAAGAAGATTGGCTGGGATGAGAAGGTAGAAGGTCAAGCTCTGAGTGACTGGAAAGATTGGCTAGCTGCTTTACCTAAATTGTCGGAGGTTGCAGTAAAATGA
- the LOC138053926 gene encoding uncharacterized protein: MDYLGATKESKATLLIPRESALARRIIEHCHVQTLHGGEAATMNKVREKYWVPRLRSMVKSVRRDCNYCKKYCMTVLNAPPTSAFPKFRTEFSELFNVTGVDFAGPLLYRSGSGTGKAYVALFTCASTRAVHLNLCKDMTDEEFRRGLKEICSQ; encoded by the coding sequence ATGGATTATTTAGGTGCAACAAAAGAATCCAAGGCTACACTCCTCATTCCGAGAGAATCAGCGTTAGCACGTCGCATCATCGAACACTGCCATGTACAAACCTTGCATGGGGGAGAGGCGGCAACCATGAACAAAGTGCGAGAGAAGTATTGGGTTCCAAGACTGAGATCCATGGTTAAGAGTGTTCGACGTGACTGTAACTATTGCAAGAAATACTGCATGACAGTCCTAAATGCTCCACCGACCTCAGCCTTCCCGAAGTTCAGAACAGAATTCAGCGAACTGTTTAACGTCACTGGGGTAGACTTTGCTGGGCCACTCCTGTACAGATCTGGAAGCGGGACTGGAAAGGCTTACGTTGCACTGTTCACATGCGCAAGTACAAGGGCGGTGCACTTGAACCTTTGTAAAGACATGACAGATGAAGAGTTCAGACGAGGCTTAAAGGAGATCTGTAGTCAGTGA
- the LOC138053929 gene encoding uncharacterized protein, producing MIDTDGNIHCSFVIGKSRLAPLKAITIPRLELSAAVVSVKLDNMIRRELDLPIEESIFWSDSTSVIQLIQNQSKRFQTFVANRLSIIHDGSSPDQWRYVDWRSNPADDASRGLTAERLIRNKRWLHGPEFLWKSDECWPSLGTIPNTPDDHPEVKHEVQMYVISHKSIMHSFIERYSSWNHLKRRVAWLLKYKLFLLSKVRHHDEGNHLGPIKGELSVDDLKRAEKEIVVCVQREAFKEHFSQVMKSKSPLRKLCPILINGILCVGGRLQNAPIPTELKHPVLLPKKHHVTDLIVRKYHAELAHARREHMLSSMRQKFWIVKGRVAVRRVLRECLFCRKRASPTGEQRMADLPPEHLTPDRPPFTFVGIDYFGPFLVRLKRSSVKRYGCLFTCLASRAVHIEISHSLATNSFIDALRRFIARRGSPKIIRSDNGTNFHGGERELRSALSE from the coding sequence ATGATTGATACGGATGGTAACATTCATTGTTCGTTTGTCATCGGAAAGTCTCGTCTGGCGCCCCTAAAGGCGATCACAATCCCTCGCTTGGAGCTGTCGGCAGCAGTGGTATCTGTGAAGTTGGATAATATGATCCGGAGAGAGCTTGATCTGCCCATCGAAGAGAGCATTTTTTGGAGTGATTCCACTTCTGTCATTCAGTTGATCCAAAATCAGTCTAAGAGATTTCAAACCTTCGTGGCAAACCGCCTGTCGATTATTCATGACGGTTCGTCTCCTGATCAGTGGAGATATGTTGACTGGAGATCCAATCCTGCTGATGATGCCTCGAGGGGTCTAACTGCAGAACGGTTAATCCGTAATAAGCGTTGGTTGCATGGTCCTGAGTTTTTGTGGAAATCAGATGAATGTTGGCCCTCCCTTGGCACAATACCGAACACACCAGATGATCACCCAGAGGTGAAGCATGAAGTTCAGATGTACGTGATTTCACACAAGAGCATCATGCATTCATTTATAGAGCGCTATTCTTCCTGGAATCATCTCAAGAGGAGAGTTGCATGGTTGTTGAAGTACAAGCTTTTCCTACTCAGCAAAGTGCGACATCATGATGAAGGAAATCACTTAGGGCCAATTAAGGGAGAGCTCTCGGTAGATGATCTAAAAAGGGCTGAAAAGGAAATTGTTGTGTGTGTTCAGAGAGAAGCCTTCAAAGAGCATTTTTCTCAAGTGATGAAGTCAAAAAGTCCCCTTCGCAAGTTGTGCCCGATACTGATCAATGGAATCTTATGCGTAGGAGGTCGATTGCAAAACGCACCTATTCCAACTGAGCTCAAGCATCCAGTTCTCCTTCCCAAAAAACACCATGTAACAGATTTGATTGTTAGGAAGTACCATGCAGAGTTAGCCCATGCTCGTAGGGAACACATGTTATCTTCCATGAGACAGAAATTTTGGATAGTCAAGGGTCGTGTGGCGGTGCGCCGTGTGTTAAGAGAATGCCTTTTCTGCCGTAAGAGAGCTTCACCAACAGGGGAACAAAGGATGGCGGACTTGCCTCCGGAGCACCTAACCCCAGACCGACCGCCCTTTACGTTCGTAGGCATTGACTACTTTGGCCCGTTTCTAGTGAGACTTAAGCGCAGCAGTGTAAAACGCTACGGATGCTTGTTTACTTGTCTAGCCTCCAGAGCTGTCCACATTGAGATTTCGCACTCTTTAGCCACGAATTCGTTCATTGACGCCCTGCGAAGGTTTATTGCCAGGAGAGGAAGTCCCAAAATCATCAGAAGCGATAACGGTACCAATTTCCATGGTGGCGAGCGAGAACTGCGAAGTGCACTGTCagaatga
- the LOC138053928 gene encoding uncharacterized protein has product MLGWTVYGRRSVTEKQFLLTTGQEEFEKLCSLDVLGLRDTRSTKNKNIHEDFLQQLNKTQGGFYETRLPWKEDHVPLLTNKKLSVARLNSTIRKLERMGKLEDYDQIMQEQVAAGIMEPVPPHQTGEVVHYIPYQAVIPEQAETTKMRTV; this is encoded by the coding sequence ATGCTTGGTTGGACTGTCTATGGACGTCGATCGGTGACAGAAAAGCAATTTCTTCTCACAACCGGTCAAGAAGAGTTTGAGAAGCTGTGCTCGCTGGACGTTTTAGGGCTCAGAGATACAAGGTCAACAAAGAACAAGAACATACACGAAGATTTTCTCCAGCAGCTAAATAAGACGCAAGGGGGCTTCTATGAAACAAGGTTGCCGTGGAAAGAGGATCATGTACCACTTCTGACAAACAAGAAATTGTCAGTAGCTCGACTGAACAGTACAATCAGGAAGCTGGAGAGAATGGGGAAGTTGGAGGACTACGATCAGATAATGCAGGAACAAGTGGCCGCTGGAATTATGGAACCTGTACCCCCTCATCAAACGGGCGAGGTAGTGCACTACATTCCCTACCAGGCAGTCATTCCAGAGCAAGCAGAAACGACCAAGATGAGAACTGTCTAA
- the LOC138053927 gene encoding uncharacterized protein, which translates to MQTPSLNDCLETGPPLQPLLNWIRKLCVTGDIQKAFLQIRVHEQDRDAQRVQWYDNLTDRNIAEYRFTQVIFGATSSPYILGATLQKHIKGYNETFKTTAQALLEDTYFDDIQGGGDVEKDVATFKEEASNIMSEGGFTLHK; encoded by the coding sequence ATGCAGACCCCCTCTCTCAATGATTGTTTGGAGACTGGACCGCCACTACAGCCTCTCCTGAACTGGATACGGAAACTGTGTGTTACTGGAGACATTCAGAAAGCGTTCCTCCAAATTCGGGTACACGAACAAGATAGAGATGCACAGCGGGTCCAATGGTACGACAACCTAACAGACAGAAACATAGCGGAGTACCGTTTTACACAAGTGATATTTGGAGCCACGTCAAGTCCATACATCCTTGGGGCGACTCTCCAGAAGCACATTAAGGGTTACAACGAAACGTTCAAGACCACAGCGCAGGCGCTTTTAGAAGACACCTATTTTGATGACATTCAGGGGGGAGGCGATGTGGAAAAAGATGTGGCTACATTTAAAGAAGAGGCTTCCAATATAATGTCAGAGGGCGGTTTTACCCTACACAAGTAA